A genomic region of Candidatus Aramenus sp. CH1 contains the following coding sequences:
- a CDS encoding transposase, which yields MVFSQVGALANKFYEHGVKTYLVVEYNTSRFCAYHNVKVGRNPRSVVNCHFGRNCPFGRKLHSDVNSAVNIVKLGVKKIVNALALSFLFTSRGISFKGE from the coding sequence TTGGTCTTTTCGCAAGTTGGCGCGTTAGCGAACAAGTTTTACGAGCACGGCGTAAAGACGTACCTAGTTGTTGAGTACAATACCTCGCGTTTCTGCGCTTACCATAACGTTAAGGTTGGCAGAAATCCCAGGAGTGTCGTTAACTGTCATTTTGGTCGTAATTGTCCTTTTGGTCGTAAACTTCACAGCGACGTCAACAGTGCGGTAAACATTGTGAAACTTGGAGTGAAGAAGATTGTCAACGCTTTGGCTCTTTCCTTTCTCTTCACATCACGGGGTATCTCCTTTAAGGGGGAGTAA
- a CDS encoding PaaI family thioesterase: MDVHKILQHEEPFFKFLGLKVLEVREGFAKLELEYKDELTRRGRVLHGGVIMSSIDYAGGIATMTVNNGVDQVTQELKVNFLEPMYKGPFTVEANVVRRGRTAVVVEIRFMDSEGRLGAIALGTWYILREKRVTGNREGEA, translated from the coding sequence ATGGACGTTCACAAAATTTTACAACACGAAGAACCCTTCTTCAAGTTCTTGGGCCTAAAGGTCCTAGAAGTGAGGGAGGGCTTCGCGAAGTTGGAGCTGGAGTACAAGGACGAGCTGACCAGGAGAGGGAGGGTGCTCCACGGCGGAGTCATAATGTCGTCCATTGACTACGCTGGGGGGATCGCTACAATGACGGTCAACAACGGAGTGGATCAAGTCACGCAGGAGCTCAAGGTGAACTTCTTGGAGCCTATGTACAAGGGGCCCTTTACGGTTGAGGCTAACGTAGTGAGGAGGGGCAGGACTGCGGTGGTGGTCGAGATAAGGTTCATGGACTCCGAAGGAAGGCTGGGGGCAATCGCGTTGGGCACGTGGTACATCTTGAGGGAAAAGAGAGTCACGGGGAATAGGGAAGGAGAAGCGTAA
- a CDS encoding DUF72 domain-containing protein, whose translation MIFVGTSGWTYDWNEGNSLDWYVKNSGLNAVELNMSFYRFPFKNQVKGWSKYNVKWAVKVHKYITHVKRLSDTQPWDRFFSLMEELKPDFYLFQMPPSFKMTEENVKRVEKFASLLGERMAVEFRHESWFQNMPPLDCTVVSIDSPMGTYLFNTTGKVYLRMHGREEWYNYQYSREELVEVAKKVVELKPKDIYVFFNNDHFMLENAREMVEILRGM comes from the coding sequence ATGATATTTGTAGGTACCTCCGGCTGGACGTACGACTGGAACGAGGGCAACAGCTTGGACTGGTACGTTAAGAACTCTGGGCTAAACGCGGTGGAGCTGAACATGAGCTTTTACCGCTTCCCCTTCAAGAACCAGGTTAAGGGATGGAGCAAGTACAACGTAAAGTGGGCAGTGAAGGTCCACAAGTACATCACTCACGTCAAGAGGCTGAGCGACACGCAACCTTGGGATAGGTTCTTCTCGCTGATGGAGGAGCTGAAGCCCGACTTTTACTTGTTCCAGATGCCACCCAGCTTCAAGATGACCGAGGAGAACGTGAAGAGGGTGGAGAAGTTCGCCTCCCTTCTTGGGGAAAGGATGGCAGTGGAGTTCAGACACGAGAGCTGGTTCCAAAACATGCCTCCCCTTGACTGCACGGTCGTGTCGATAGACTCCCCCATGGGGACTTACTTGTTTAACACCACAGGCAAGGTATACTTGAGGATGCACGGTAGGGAGGAGTGGTACAACTACCAGTACTCGAGGGAGGAACTAGTAGAGGTGGCAAAGAAAGTCGTTGAACTCAAGCCAAAGGACATCTACGTTTTCTTCAACAACGACCACTTCATGCTAGAGAACGCTAGGGAGATGGTGGAGATCTTACGCGGTATGTAA
- a CDS encoding radical SAM protein, translated as MKLSKFNVFLYDYNVVFNTLTGYAIRVSKEEMVALRRGEIPPNLREVVEEGFSDGDFDPEKLVKKDVLEPTLVLTYDCNFDCVYCFQKAFRRKGGVRDEVVRGFVNYVRKNAKSRVRVTYFGGEPLLEMRRIEEISKQLSDLNYSFSVVTNGSLLTPWVLDKLNSLGLSHVQITLDGPREVHDKRRYFVGGKGSFDVIVKNLAYAQDHTNVVLRVNVDYRNVEEVRDLFAHLKKQGITKVRVDPHIVHENVFRNEYWENVMPKEEEGKVLSRVWEIAKEEGFEIPQEVFRLGICVAHVDEDIVVDPEGLVYPCWAFTGNPLYVKGKLREDGTVEFNGKFTGREARNVWRGKCDNCEFLPMCVGGCRFFSVLESKGFYGIDCRRKSYEEVVKLIRHFV; from the coding sequence GTGAAACTCTCTAAATTCAACGTTTTTCTTTACGATTATAACGTGGTCTTCAACACTTTAACCGGTTACGCCATCAGGGTGTCTAAGGAGGAAATGGTCGCCCTTAGGAGGGGAGAGATACCGCCAAACCTCCGCGAGGTAGTGGAGGAGGGCTTTAGCGACGGCGACTTTGACCCAGAAAAGCTAGTGAAGAAGGACGTCCTAGAGCCCACGTTAGTATTGACTTACGACTGCAACTTCGACTGCGTCTACTGCTTCCAGAAGGCTTTCAGGAGGAAAGGCGGAGTGAGGGACGAGGTGGTGAGGGGATTCGTAAACTACGTGAGGAAGAACGCAAAGAGCAGGGTAAGGGTCACATACTTCGGCGGAGAGCCCCTCCTAGAGATGAGGAGGATAGAGGAGATCTCCAAGCAGTTGTCAGACCTGAACTACTCCTTTAGCGTCGTGACCAATGGCTCCCTCCTGACGCCCTGGGTACTGGACAAGTTGAACTCCCTAGGTCTATCCCACGTGCAAATAACCCTAGACGGCCCTAGAGAAGTACACGACAAGAGGAGGTATTTCGTCGGAGGGAAGGGCTCGTTCGACGTCATAGTCAAGAACTTAGCCTACGCCCAAGACCACACCAACGTGGTACTTAGGGTGAACGTGGACTACAGGAACGTCGAGGAGGTAAGGGACCTCTTCGCCCACCTCAAGAAACAGGGCATTACCAAGGTAAGGGTTGACCCCCACATAGTACACGAGAACGTCTTCAGGAACGAGTACTGGGAGAACGTCATGCCCAAGGAAGAGGAGGGGAAGGTGCTCTCTCGGGTTTGGGAGATAGCCAAGGAGGAGGGCTTTGAGATACCGCAAGAGGTGTTTAGGCTGGGGATATGCGTAGCCCACGTAGACGAGGACATAGTAGTGGATCCTGAGGGCCTTGTCTACCCCTGCTGGGCCTTCACTGGGAACCCCCTTTACGTTAAGGGTAAGCTGAGGGAGGACGGCACTGTGGAGTTCAACGGAAAGTTCACGGGCAGAGAGGCCAGGAACGTGTGGAGGGGGAAGTGTGACAACTGCGAGTTCCTACCAATGTGCGTGGGTGGCTGTAGGTTCTTCTCGGTCTTGGAAAGCAAGGGGTTCTATGGGATAGACTGCAGGAGGAAGAGCTACGAGGAGGTAGTGAAGCTAATAAGGCACTTCGTGTAG
- a CDS encoding zinc-ribbon domain-containing protein — MSNPYLYNAVCRPVGLGSKIVQLRVGHQLDMKALSKDLKVLFRSQGFTVYTIYSPNVLVLQIHAFGVRGHYYTVKVCQSGGVVLVEAGITNGRVLLEEAGVSSAIGTISDLLLHDKLVALISGAFAGVDVASVLGSYQQEEAIIQQVINTIYSYGVQPSNVQANSPRCPNCGQEVKEYFKFCPNCGYRLK, encoded by the coding sequence ATGTCAAACCCTTACCTCTACAACGCCGTCTGTAGGCCAGTTGGTTTGGGCTCAAAAATAGTCCAACTGAGGGTAGGCCACCAGCTAGACATGAAAGCGTTGAGCAAGGACCTTAAGGTGCTCTTTAGATCCCAGGGTTTTACAGTGTACACAATCTACAGTCCTAACGTGTTAGTCCTGCAGATCCACGCTTTTGGGGTGAGGGGGCACTACTACACAGTGAAGGTATGTCAAAGCGGTGGCGTCGTCCTAGTTGAGGCTGGGATAACTAACGGGAGGGTGCTGTTAGAGGAGGCAGGAGTATCTTCCGCAATAGGGACTATTTCCGACCTACTTCTGCACGACAAGCTGGTAGCGTTAATATCTGGGGCCTTTGCAGGGGTTGACGTGGCAAGCGTGTTGGGAAGTTACCAACAGGAGGAGGCGATAATACAACAAGTAATTAACACCATATACTCTTATGGTGTTCAGCCAAGTAATGTTCAGGCAAACTCTCCCCGTTGTCCCAACTGCGGTCAGGAGGTTAAGGAGTACTTCAAGTTCTGTCCAAACTGCGGTTACAGGCTAAAGTAA